Proteins from a genomic interval of Acinonyx jubatus isolate Ajub_Pintada_27869175 chromosome B4, VMU_Ajub_asm_v1.0, whole genome shotgun sequence:
- the LOC128316350 gene encoding NKG2-D type II integral membrane protein-like produces the protein MKAPEDKNASLAEVEDRLILLPTTGWNEDDDTFQGKWYCCGKSCYHFSKEEKTWERSMVSCQDLQSSLLKIDTKEEQVLIQSKIKYNHWIGLSRVQESGYHWKWLDGSPLSQQLSFRRSLSHVKCGHLRPSAIYSADCSKSFRYICEKEFSGPDN, from the exons ATGAAAGCACCAGAAGACAAGAATGCTTCCTTAGCAGAAGTTGAAGATCGCTTAATTTTACTACCCACTACAG gatgGAATGAAGACGATGACACATTTCAAGGAAAATGGTACTGCTGTGGGAAAAGCTGTTAccacttttccaaagaggagaAAACTTGGGAGAGGAGCATGGTGTCATGCCAAGATCTGCAGTCTAGTCTCCTGAAGATTGATACTAAAGAGGAGCAA GTCCTTattcaatcaaaaataaaatacaatcattGGATTGGATTAAGTAGAGTTCAAGAAAGCGGGTATCACTGGAAATGGCTGGATGGCTCACCCCTATCTCAGCAgct GAGTTTCCGACGGAGTTTATCTCATGTGAAATGTGGACACCTGAGACCATCAGCTATTTATAGTGCTGATTGTAGTAAAAGCTTCCGTTACATTTGTGAAAAGGAGTTCTCTGGTCCTGATAATTAA